Proteins found in one Clostridium kluyveri DSM 555 genomic segment:
- a CDS encoding 3-deoxy-7-phosphoheptulonate synthase, with the protein MSMKFIKKMPTAEEIIEEMPLSKHLKEVKKNRDEEIKKVFSNESSKFLLIIGPCSADNEDSVCEYIGKLAGVQEKVKDVIIIIPRIYTNKPRTTGEGYKGMAHQPDLNKKPDLIAGIKAIRKMHIKSLSEYHMPAADEMLYPENYTYLADLLSYHAIGARSVEDQQHRFTVSGIDMPVGMKNPTSGDLTVMLNSIKAAQLHHTFIYNGWEIETSGNPMAHAVLRGAVDSYGRNIPNYHYENLVILSRRYEEKQLLNPSIIIDTNHANSMKRYKEQPRIAREVLMSRKYDTSLKHMIKGFMIESYLVEGNQHIDEGVYGKSITDPCLGWQDTEKLIYYIAENM; encoded by the coding sequence ATGAGTATGAAATTTATTAAAAAAATGCCCACTGCAGAGGAGATAATAGAGGAAATGCCTTTATCAAAGCATCTAAAGGAAGTTAAAAAAAATAGGGATGAAGAAATAAAAAAAGTTTTTTCAAATGAAAGCAGTAAATTTCTCCTTATAATAGGACCTTGTTCTGCAGATAATGAAGATTCTGTTTGTGAATATATAGGCAAGCTTGCAGGGGTACAGGAAAAGGTAAAGGACGTTATAATTATTATTCCTAGAATTTATACAAATAAGCCAAGGACTACAGGAGAAGGATACAAGGGAATGGCACACCAGCCAGATTTAAATAAAAAACCGGATTTGATTGCAGGGATAAAGGCTATCAGAAAAATGCACATAAAGTCTTTAAGTGAATACCATATGCCCGCAGCAGATGAAATGTTGTATCCTGAAAATTATACATATCTTGCAGATTTGTTAAGTTATCATGCCATAGGTGCTCGTTCCGTAGAAGATCAACAGCATAGATTTACTGTAAGTGGCATTGATATGCCAGTGGGAATGAAGAATCCTACAAGTGGAGATTTAACGGTGATGTTAAACTCTATTAAAGCGGCACAACTACATCATACTTTTATATATAATGGGTGGGAAATTGAAACTAGTGGAAATCCAATGGCTCATGCTGTATTAAGGGGAGCTGTAGACTCCTATGGAAGAAATATTCCAAATTATCATTATGAAAATTTAGTTATACTATCTAGAAGATATGAGGAAAAACAATTGCTAAATCCTTCTATTATTATTGATACCAACCATGCAAACTCCATGAAGCGCTATAAAGAACAACCTCGAATTGCAAGGGAAGTGCTTATGAGTAGAAAATATGATACATCTCTTAAGCATATGATAAAGGGATTTATGATTGAAAGCTATCTTGTGGAAGGAAATCAACATATAGATGAAGGTGTATATGGAAAATCTATTACAGATCCATGTTTAGGGTGGCAGGATACAGAAAAACTTATTTATTATATTGCTGAAAATATGTAA
- the thiM gene encoding hydroxyethylthiazole kinase, giving the protein MNDLKLDKVSKVLKEVRKSVPLVHCITNYVTINDCANILLSYGASPAMCEAYDEVFDFVKISSALYINIGTFTREQESSAILAAVSAKTHNIPVVLDPVACAAIPKKIQFIDKLFKVGRVDVIKGNIGEIKFLAGETSNVKGVDSLEDGEGALECSRILSEKYNCVVAATGKKDFIVQGKNSAIIENGTEMLTNITGAGCMLGALCAAACGAFEDKFMAVVGAILSINIASEEAYKEAKAPGSFRVKLIDCIYELSEEKLKKEGKIAWN; this is encoded by the coding sequence ATGAATGATTTAAAATTGGATAAGGTTTCAAAGGTATTGAAAGAAGTTAGAAAAAGTGTGCCTCTTGTACACTGTATTACTAATTATGTAACTATAAATGATTGTGCTAATATTTTATTGTCTTATGGTGCTTCACCTGCCATGTGCGAGGCTTATGATGAAGTTTTTGATTTTGTCAAAATATCCTCTGCTTTATATATAAATATAGGAACTTTTACTAGAGAACAGGAATCTTCTGCAATTTTGGCAGCTGTGTCTGCAAAAACACATAATATTCCGGTAGTATTAGATCCGGTGGCTTGTGCTGCCATACCAAAGAAGATTCAGTTTATAGATAAACTATTCAAAGTAGGAAGAGTTGACGTGATAAAAGGAAATATAGGAGAAATTAAATTTTTGGCAGGAGAAACCTCAAATGTAAAAGGAGTGGATTCCTTAGAGGATGGAGAAGGTGCCTTGGAGTGTTCTCGGATTTTGTCTGAAAAATATAACTGTGTAGTTGCAGCTACAGGAAAAAAAGATTTTATAGTACAGGGAAAAAATAGTGCAATAATTGAAAATGGGACAGAAATGCTAACGAACATAACAGGAGCAGGATGTATGCTTGGAGCGCTTTGTGCTGCTGCCTGCGGAGCTTTTGAAGACAAATTTATGGCTGTTGTAGGGGCCATACTTTCCATAAATATAGCAAGTGAAGAAGCCTATAAGGAAGCTAAAGCTCCAGGAAGCTTCAGAGTAAAGCTTATAGATTGTATATATGAATTAAGTGAAGAAAAATTGAAAAAGGAAGGTAAGATAGCATGGAATTAG
- a CDS encoding helix-turn-helix domain-containing protein, translating to MNYIALGKRIREERLKLRLTQEKLAEDVDVSSSYVGQIERGEKSVTLDTLIRITKRLGVTVDYLLKDSVNMENDNFIDQIKQLLQGRNIKQKQMALDVLKVMLSHMDDA from the coding sequence ATGAATTATATTGCTTTAGGAAAGAGAATAAGAGAAGAAAGATTAAAATTAAGATTAACTCAGGAAAAACTTGCAGAGGATGTTGATGTAAGTAGTTCTTATGTGGGACAGATAGAAAGAGGAGAAAAAAGTGTCACACTTGATACATTGATCAGAATTACAAAAAGATTGGGTGTAACAGTTGACTATCTCTTAAAGGATTCAGTAAATATGGAAAATGATAATTTTATAGACCAAATTAAACAATTATTACAGGGCAGAAATATAAAGCAAAAGCAAATGGCCTTAGATGTATTAAAAGTTATGCTCTCTCATATGGATGATGCATAA
- a CDS encoding YqaJ viral recombinase family protein, giving the protein MTKLLIGTKNISREDWLNFRNKGIGGSDVAALCGINKYKSSVELWMEKTGQIKPKESGEAAYWGTKMEPIIREEFTTRTNLKVNIVNSILKHEKYDFMLANIDGIVYDTKFGNCIFEAKTASAFKQSQWEKSIPEEYMLQIQHYMAITNFKAAYIAVLIGGNQFIYKFIRRDEELIDMIIKIENDFWNHVCANTPPKIDGSEASTELLNRLYPSCMENSKVILPDEALNILSQYNLYKEKEKEVSEIKNEAANKLKSMIGDNETAVVKNWIITWKTVYSEKLDSKKLKKEEPELYKKYAVKSSFRRLNIK; this is encoded by the coding sequence ATGACTAAACTACTTATAGGTACTAAGAACATTTCAAGAGAGGATTGGTTAAACTTTAGAAATAAAGGTATTGGTGGCAGTGATGTTGCAGCTTTATGTGGCATAAATAAATATAAGTCATCAGTTGAACTTTGGATGGAGAAAACAGGACAAATTAAGCCTAAAGAAAGTGGCGAAGCTGCTTACTGGGGTACAAAGATGGAACCTATAATACGTGAGGAATTTACTACTAGAACTAATCTTAAAGTAAATATCGTAAATTCCATATTAAAACATGAGAAATATGATTTTATGCTTGCTAATATAGATGGCATTGTCTATGATACTAAGTTTGGTAACTGTATATTTGAAGCAAAAACAGCTTCAGCTTTTAAACAAAGTCAGTGGGAGAAAAGTATACCAGAAGAATATATGCTTCAAATCCAGCACTATATGGCAATAACAAATTTCAAGGCCGCTTATATTGCTGTTTTAATTGGAGGTAATCAGTTTATATATAAGTTTATAAGAAGAGATGAAGAATTAATTGATATGATAATAAAGATCGAAAATGATTTTTGGAATCATGTATGTGCAAATACCCCACCTAAAATTGATGGCTCTGAAGCTTCTACAGAACTTTTAAACAGACTTTATCCAAGCTGCATGGAAAATAGTAAAGTTATACTTCCTGATGAAGCTTTAAATATTTTAAGTCAATACAACCTTTACAAAGAAAAGGAAAAGGAAGTTTCTGAAATAAAAAATGAAGCGGCAAATAAATTAAAGTCTATGATTGGAGATAATGAAACCGCTGTAGTTAAAAATTGGATTATTACATGGAAAACTGTATATTCTGAAAAGCTTGACTCAAAAAAATTAAAGAAAGAAGAACCTGAGCTTTACAAAAAATATGCTGTTAAATCCAGTTTCAGGAGGCTTAATATAAAATAA
- a CDS encoding DUF932 domain-containing protein, with the protein MSANVETMFYVRETPWHGLGTKVGEALFSQKALELSGLNWNVIQKPIYTSDNILISNYKVNIRESDDKVLGVVTDRYKIVQNKEAFSFTDSLIGEGCKYETAGSLQNGRKVWLLAKLPDKYKILDDEVTPYMVFSNSHDGTGAIKVAMTPIRVVCNNTLNLALSNAKRIWSTIHTGNISSKLNEAMKTLLLAESYMENLDYEAHYLSRKTISDEKVLEFIELLLPLPDNASKTQEKNINLLRDDMKLRYFDAPDLIDLPKTSWRFVNAVSDFATHINPLRKTKNYKENLFSKTIDGNPLIDRAYALVESIV; encoded by the coding sequence ATGTCAGCAAATGTAGAAACTATGTTTTATGTAAGAGAAACCCCTTGGCATGGGCTAGGAACAAAAGTAGGGGAAGCTCTATTTTCCCAGAAAGCCTTGGAATTGTCAGGACTTAATTGGAATGTAATTCAAAAACCTATCTATACCAGTGACAATATTCTTATATCCAATTATAAGGTTAATATTAGAGAAAGTGATGACAAAGTTTTAGGTGTTGTAACTGACAGATATAAAATAGTTCAAAATAAAGAAGCTTTTTCTTTTACAGACAGCTTAATTGGCGAAGGCTGTAAATATGAAACGGCAGGAAGTCTACAAAATGGTAGGAAGGTATGGCTTCTTGCCAAACTGCCGGATAAGTATAAAATTCTTGATGATGAGGTAACCCCTTACATGGTATTTTCAAACAGTCATGATGGCACTGGTGCTATTAAAGTTGCCATGACTCCTATTAGAGTTGTATGTAATAATACTTTGAACCTAGCTCTTTCCAATGCCAAGAGAATATGGTCAACTATTCACACAGGGAATATTAGCAGTAAACTCAATGAAGCTATGAAAACACTACTTCTTGCGGAAAGTTACATGGAAAATCTTGATTATGAAGCTCACTATCTAAGCAGAAAAACTATAAGTGATGAAAAAGTATTGGAATTTATAGAATTACTTTTGCCTTTACCTGACAATGCAAGTAAAACTCAAGAAAAAAATATAAATCTATTAAGGGATGACATGAAATTGAGGTATTTTGATGCTCCTGACCTGATAGACCTGCCTAAAACATCTTGGAGATTTGTAAATGCTGTATCTGATTTTGCAACTCATATTAATCCTTTGCGTAAAACTAAAAATTATAAAGAAAATTTGTTTTCTAAGACTATTGATGGCAATCCCCTTATAGACAGAGCCTATGCACTTGTAGAAAGTATTGTATAA
- a CDS encoding cell wall-binding repeat-containing protein, translating into MNKKMKKVFVSSTLTSLVLTTTLTLTSAKADAGKVTRLGAESRYATSSQVATSNWTNSDNVVLVSGEGYADAVSASVLAKTLDAPILLTSTSSLSIDTKSALDTLNPKNIYVIGGEASVPQSIRDELKKSYNLVELSGKNRYETNAAVANELVKNNGIKADNVIIVSGEGFSDALSAAPIAAVKGEILLLSANSIESIRPAADFIKSNKPNVTVIGTKNVINNDTYTELQASGRIDGGSSRFDTNLRILDAYKSDLKNDKLYFANASGNGYADALVASVLAGKYSAPLVLIDSENSPDTAKAIEYINNVVDRDKTDINAVGGTSVIPNSIINSITNPNTENSNIGKNLDKSTINSIENYFSDAFSQSTIPEFTSGENINRDWIIQSFYYKAENITYEGINSYTDLDGIESIARKKINPDIVLPRDGDYSSLKNDPRWLEGEQKFTWTPGDFDRGPIEIITNAYENNGNYYVTAIDSYSMTGGNDIFYNGINIGSRSYNAETNSYDYTFTTDVNNLDKYQYVLKPNGAGSFYIMSKTKINK; encoded by the coding sequence TTGAATAAAAAAATGAAGAAAGTATTTGTAAGTTCTACTCTTACATCTTTGGTATTGACCACAACTTTAACGTTAACATCAGCTAAAGCAGATGCAGGAAAAGTAACGAGACTAGGTGCAGAAAGTAGATATGCTACATCATCACAAGTTGCCACAAGCAATTGGACAAACAGTGATAATGTAGTACTTGTAAGCGGTGAAGGTTATGCAGATGCTGTAAGTGCATCAGTACTTGCAAAGACATTAGATGCACCTATACTTTTAACTAGTACTTCTAGTCTCAGTATAGATACTAAATCTGCATTAGATACATTAAATCCCAAAAATATATATGTTATAGGGGGAGAGGCTTCTGTACCGCAATCTATACGTGATGAACTAAAAAAATCTTATAACTTAGTAGAATTAAGTGGCAAAAATAGATATGAAACAAATGCAGCTGTAGCAAATGAGTTAGTCAAAAATAATGGAATAAAAGCTGATAATGTAATAATTGTAAGTGGCGAAGGATTTTCTGATGCTTTATCTGCGGCTCCTATAGCAGCTGTAAAAGGTGAAATTTTACTCTTATCTGCTAATAGCATTGAGTCTATTAGACCAGCAGCTGATTTCATAAAATCAAATAAACCCAATGTTACAGTTATTGGGACAAAAAATGTAATAAACAATGATACATATACAGAACTTCAAGCATCCGGTAGAATAGATGGAGGTTCTAGTAGATTTGATACTAATTTAAGAATCTTAGATGCATATAAATCAGATTTAAAAAATGATAAATTGTATTTTGCAAATGCATCAGGAAATGGCTATGCAGATGCATTGGTGGCATCGGTGTTAGCTGGGAAATACTCAGCACCTCTTGTATTAATTGACAGTGAAAATTCACCTGATACAGCTAAGGCAATAGAATATATAAATAATGTTGTAGATAGAGATAAAACTGACATTAATGCAGTTGGCGGAACTAGTGTCATACCAAATTCTATAATAAATTCTATAACAAATCCTAATACTGAAAATAGTAACATAGGTAAAAATTTAGATAAGTCAACAATAAATTCTATTGAAAATTATTTTTCAGATGCTTTTTCTCAATCCACAATTCCAGAATTTACATCTGGTGAAAATATAAATAGAGATTGGATAATCCAGTCATTTTATTATAAAGCAGAAAATATTACTTATGAAGGTATTAATTCATATACAGATTTGGATGGCATAGAATCAATTGCAAGAAAAAAAATAAATCCTGATATTGTCCTCCCTAGAGATGGGGATTATTCCAGTCTTAAGAATGATCCTAGATGGCTGGAAGGAGAACAGAAATTCACATGGACTCCTGGTGACTTTGATAGAGGCCCTATAGAAATAATTACAAATGCCTATGAAAATAATGGTAACTACTATGTTACTGCAATAGACTCTTATTCCATGACTGGTGGTAATGATATTTTTTATAATGGCATAAATATAGGATCAAGAAGTTATAATGCAGAAACTAATAGCTATGATTATACATTTACCACTGATGTAAATAATCTTGATAAATACCAGTATGTTCTTAAACCTAATGGAGCAGGTAGTTTTTATATAATGTCAAAGACGAAAATTAATAAATAA
- a CDS encoding DNA primase family protein, producing the protein MENITANNKLYDIHNNLLRSSKDPRINIENVKNMIMKKMNFINMDKLRIYEFTAGCYRALSRDNTLIEINKYIPNNIRSFIEPSDLRKLYEAIRLEPSIQFNPELVPDNKYLINCHNGVLDFNTLSNGKPIIMYHNEIYRFINCVQANYNPNYSINNSYFERFIVNITKGDNQLIILIQEILGYIFSNFNNAKKAFILFGESNSGKSVFLRVIASICGEENVSNVPLQNLSDEKYVAKLYGKLINIYSELPDKEIIDTATFKSLVSETDKVNARKLFKAPFSFYNKCKLIFATNNLPEIKTPSYKDNLAFFNRLILIPFQVSIPENYQDKNLIYKLLYEKDLIFSWAVDGLIRYIKNGFKFSGCHASTSLLNSYMNNSNSMLSFINEMCLLDRNSYVHFDKLVGAYAEYCKNNFLDTTTTKDKRQLKNILKQKYKLIYKRLNRKDGNKYGFEGLRLLENHDDMIYGTMEQSS; encoded by the coding sequence ATGGAAAATATAACTGCTAATAATAAACTGTATGATATTCACAATAATCTTCTTAGAAGTTCTAAAGATCCAAGAATAAATATTGAAAATGTAAAAAATATGATTATGAAAAAAATGAATTTTATTAATATGGATAAGTTACGCATTTATGAATTTACAGCTGGCTGTTATAGGGCATTATCAAGAGACAATACGCTTATTGAAATAAATAAATACATTCCTAATAATATAAGAAGTTTTATAGAACCCTCAGATTTAAGAAAATTATATGAGGCAATAAGATTAGAGCCTAGTATTCAATTTAATCCAGAATTAGTACCAGACAATAAATATTTAATAAATTGCCATAACGGAGTTTTAGATTTTAATACCCTATCCAATGGAAAACCCATTATAATGTATCATAATGAAATATACCGTTTTATAAATTGTGTGCAAGCTAATTATAATCCTAATTATTCTATTAATAATTCTTATTTTGAAAGGTTTATTGTAAATATTACAAAAGGTGATAATCAACTTATAATTTTAATACAAGAGATCCTAGGATACATTTTTTCCAATTTTAACAACGCAAAAAAGGCATTTATATTATTTGGTGAATCTAACTCGGGTAAAAGTGTTTTTTTAAGGGTCATAGCTAGTATATGTGGCGAGGAAAATGTATCCAATGTTCCTTTGCAAAATTTATCTGATGAAAAATATGTGGCAAAATTGTATGGTAAATTAATTAATATCTATAGTGAACTTCCTGACAAAGAAATAATTGATACTGCAACATTTAAGTCACTTGTGAGTGAAACAGATAAGGTTAATGCTAGAAAATTATTCAAAGCTCCTTTTTCATTTTACAATAAATGCAAGTTGATATTTGCAACAAATAATCTACCAGAAATAAAGACACCTTCATATAAGGATAATTTAGCATTTTTTAATAGACTGATACTTATTCCTTTTCAAGTTAGTATTCCAGAAAATTATCAAGATAAAAATTTAATTTATAAACTTCTTTATGAAAAAGATCTTATTTTTTCATGGGCAGTTGATGGACTTATACGATATATCAAAAATGGATTCAAATTTTCAGGATGTCATGCATCCACATCATTACTAAATAGTTACATGAACAATAGCAATTCTATGTTGTCATTTATAAATGAAATGTGTTTATTAGACAGAAATAGTTATGTACATTTTGATAAATTAGTAGGGGCCTATGCCGAGTACTGTAAAAATAATTTTTTGGATACAACTACGACTAAGGATAAGCGCCAATTGAAAAATATTTTAAAACAAAAATATAAGTTAATATATAAGAGATTAAATCGAAAGGATGGGAATAAATATGGTTTTGAAGGATTAAGGTTATTAGAAAATCATGATGATATGATTTATGGAACTATGGAACAAAGTAGCTAA
- a CDS encoding tyrosine-type recombinase/integrase: MEGSIKSRKLKNGKIVYDIIVDLPRKSDGSRNQLRKRGFKSKKEAQLYIADVIMKSSNGYNFSGDKILLKEYLKRWLKTEGSSLSPSTQKRYNEFCVHISNHLGEIPISKLTGLQIKEFYKNLEQPQVYSNFKKGLSRSTILKVHRMLHKALTDAVRDGTIDRTVISNIKYGSVEKTETKVWDNSTFYSFLDKIKEELIYLPVLLAFETGLRQSEITGLKWEDIDINKKLLTVKRNYGYDALKKSLSDKKTKTKSSLRVINLFDNTIENLKKQKQQQRLNKLLYGKAYIESGYICTTSNGNPINPLYISKRFAQLVKKHNFKKIRFHDLRHSHATMLLKENVHPKIVSQRLGHSSIAITLDTYTHVSTDIEKNALLSANEKISQYIEEKESN, from the coding sequence ATGGAAGGCTCAATTAAAAGTAGGAAATTAAAAAATGGTAAAATAGTGTATGATATTATAGTTGATTTGCCAAGAAAATCAGATGGCTCAAGGAATCAGCTAAGGAAAAGAGGTTTCAAGAGTAAAAAAGAAGCTCAATTATATATTGCAGATGTAATTATGAAATCATCAAATGGGTATAATTTTTCGGGGGATAAAATTTTATTGAAAGAATATTTAAAGAGATGGCTTAAAACCGAAGGTTCTTCACTCTCTCCCTCTACACAAAAGCGTTATAATGAATTTTGTGTTCACATAAGTAATCATCTTGGAGAAATTCCTATCAGTAAACTTACAGGCTTACAAATAAAAGAATTTTATAAGAATCTTGAACAACCTCAAGTATATTCAAATTTTAAAAAGGGGCTTAGTAGATCGACTATACTAAAGGTGCATAGGATGCTGCATAAAGCCCTTACTGATGCTGTACGTGATGGAACTATAGATAGAACTGTTATATCCAATATAAAATATGGCAGTGTAGAAAAAACGGAAACAAAGGTATGGGATAATTCAACCTTTTATTCCTTTCTAGATAAAATAAAAGAGGAATTAATATATTTACCTGTACTTCTAGCATTTGAAACTGGGTTAAGACAATCGGAAATCACAGGTCTTAAATGGGAGGATATAGACATAAATAAAAAACTACTTACAGTAAAACGCAATTATGGATATGATGCTTTAAAAAAGAGTTTAAGTGATAAAAAGACTAAAACTAAAAGTTCTCTGAGAGTAATTAATTTGTTTGATAACACAATTGAAAATTTAAAGAAACAAAAACAGCAGCAACGTCTTAATAAATTATTGTATGGCAAAGCATACATAGAAAGTGGATATATTTGTACTACATCAAATGGGAATCCTATTAATCCACTTTATATAAGTAAAAGGTTTGCTCAATTAGTAAAAAAGCATAATTTTAAGAAAATAAGATTCCATGACCTTAGACATTCTCATGCTACTATGTTATTGAAAGAAAATGTTCATCCTAAAATTGTAAGTCAACGTCTAGGGCATAGTTCAATAGCAATTACACTTGATACTTATACTCATGTTTCAACTGATATAGAAAAAAATGCTTTATTGTCTGCTAATGAAAAAATATCCCAATATATTGAAGAAAAAGAATCAAATTAA
- a CDS encoding helix-turn-helix domain-containing protein, with protein sequence MELSLYTVKEVSNILKCSPAKVYELVRQAKIKPVTRVGKKILIPVISLNSFILGKSVEELLKLKSID encoded by the coding sequence ATGGAATTATCATTATATACTGTGAAAGAAGTTTCAAATATTTTAAAATGTTCGCCAGCAAAGGTATATGAATTAGTTAGACAAGCTAAAATCAAACCAGTTACAAGAGTTGGAAAGAAGATATTAATACCTGTAATATCTTTGAACAGTTTTATTTTAGGAAAATCGGTTGAAGAACTATTAAAACTTAAATCCATTGATTAG
- the thiE gene encoding thiamine phosphate synthase produces the protein MELDYSLYLVTDRNVLRGKSLYEAVEQAILGGVTLVQLREKDASTREFYEQALELKKITETYNIPLIINDRLDIAQAVDAEGVHLGQSDMPLVAARNILGKNKIIGISVGNVEEALEAEKNGADYVGIGTIFFTGTKKDIDIPIGIEGLKSVYNSINIPAVAIGGINENNFREVLSTGIDGISVVSAILGKNDIKAAAKALHK, from the coding sequence ATGGAATTAGATTATAGTTTATATCTAGTTACAGATAGAAATGTTTTAAGGGGAAAATCTCTTTATGAGGCTGTAGAACAAGCCATTTTAGGTGGGGTTACCCTGGTGCAGTTAAGAGAAAAAGACGCTTCTACAAGAGAATTCTATGAGCAGGCATTGGAATTAAAAAAAATAACTGAAACTTATAATATTCCTTTGATAATAAATGACAGATTAGATATAGCACAAGCGGTAGATGCAGAAGGAGTACATCTTGGACAAAGTGATATGCCCTTAGTTGCAGCCAGAAACATACTGGGTAAAAATAAAATAATAGGAATATCTGTAGGAAATGTAGAGGAAGCTTTGGAAGCAGAGAAAAATGGTGCAGATTATGTTGGAATAGGAACAATATTTTTTACAGGAACTAAAAAGGATATAGACATTCCCATAGGAATAGAGGGACTAAAAAGTGTATATAATAGCATAAATATACCTGCAGTTGCAATTGGAGGTATTAATGAGAATAATTTTAGGGAAGTGTTGTCTACAGGAATTGATGGCATTTCTGTTGTGTCTGCCATCTTAGGGAAAAATGATATAAAGGCTGCGGCTAAAGCTCTGCATAAATAA
- the thiD gene encoding bifunctional hydroxymethylpyrimidine kinase/phosphomethylpyrimidine kinase, producing MKKVLTIAGSDSSGGAGIQADLKTMSALGVYGMSVITAVTAQNTIGVQSVMDVNPEIVEAQIRAVFDDIEVDAVKIGMVSNSRTISIIQKLLVEYKAENIVLDPVMVSKSGYFLLKKEATEAIKDIVKIADVVTPNIPEAEVLTGLKIESREDMERAAFKIKELGAKSVLVKGGHRCNDANDILFYDDNILNLNGNRINTKNTHGTGCTLSSAIASYLAKGYSIDKSVLISKEYITKAIENSFDLGRGVGPVGHFIEIYKKAGIKF from the coding sequence ATGAAAAAGGTATTGACAATTGCAGGTTCTGATAGTTCAGGAGGAGCTGGCATACAAGCAGACTTAAAAACTATGAGTGCTCTTGGAGTATATGGCATGAGTGTAATTACTGCTGTTACAGCACAAAATACCATTGGGGTACAATCTGTTATGGATGTGAATCCGGAAATAGTAGAAGCTCAGATAAGAGCTGTATTTGATGATATAGAAGTAGATGCAGTAAAAATTGGTATGGTTTCAAATAGCCGCACTATATCTATAATACAAAAGCTCTTGGTGGAATATAAGGCTGAAAACATAGTATTGGATCCTGTAATGGTATCAAAAAGCGGATACTTTCTTCTAAAGAAGGAGGCCACAGAAGCTATAAAAGACATAGTGAAAATTGCAGATGTTGTGACTCCAAATATTCCAGAAGCGGAAGTGCTTACTGGACTTAAAATAGAAAGTAGAGAAGATATGGAAAGAGCAGCTTTTAAAATAAAAGAATTAGGAGCGAAAAGTGTACTTGTGAAAGGCGGGCACAGGTGTAATGATGCAAATGATATCTTATTTTATGATGATAACATATTAAACTTGAATGGGAATAGAATAAATACTAAAAATACTCATGGTACGGGATGCACTTTATCTTCTGCCATAGCGTCTTATCTTGCCAAGGGTTACAGCATTGATAAGTCTGTACTTATCTCGAAAGAATATATAACCAAAGCTATAGAGAATTCATTTGATTTAGGAAGAGGGGTTGGTCCTGTGGGACATTTTATTGAAATTTATAAAAAAGCGGGTATAAAATTTTAA